The Desulfonatronovibrio hydrogenovorans DSM 9292 genome includes a window with the following:
- a CDS encoding SagB/ThcOx family dehydrogenase codes for MRKANASSGQEILLPQPVRDGGMSVEKALSQRRSFRDFQGLTLTLDQAGQLLWAAQGVTDDRRKFRSAPSAGATFPLEVILVAGNVEGIEPGTYRYLPGKNALQRIRQGDLRQDLYGAALGQSPVRDAPAAIIISGIHERTTSRYGPRGQRYVYMEAGHAGQNIHLQAESLGLGTVVIGAFDDLRVQDVLGLSREEVPLYIMPVGK; via the coding sequence ATGAGAAAGGCCAACGCATCTTCCGGACAGGAAATACTTTTGCCCCAGCCAGTCAGGGATGGTGGGATGTCAGTGGAAAAGGCTCTCTCCCAGAGAAGATCTTTCAGAGACTTCCAGGGTCTGACCCTGACCCTGGATCAGGCCGGCCAGCTGCTGTGGGCTGCCCAGGGAGTGACCGATGACAGAAGAAAATTCCGGTCAGCCCCATCAGCCGGGGCCACCTTCCCTCTGGAGGTGATCCTGGTGGCAGGAAACGTGGAAGGAATAGAACCTGGGACCTACAGATATCTGCCAGGAAAAAATGCATTGCAAAGGATAAGGCAGGGAGACCTGAGACAAGACCTTTACGGGGCGGCCCTGGGCCAGTCACCGGTAAGGGATGCTCCTGCAGCGATAATCATTTCCGGAATCCATGAAAGGACCACCAGCAGATACGGCCCAAGGGGTCAAAGATACGTTTACATGGAGGCTGGACACGCAGGCCAGAACATTCATCTCCAGGCCGAATCACTGGGCCTTGGCACCGTTGTCATAGGAGCCTTTGATGACCTGAGGGTCCAGGACGTCCTGGGGCTCTCCAGGGAAGAAGTTCCCCTGTACATCATGCCTGTGGGAAAATAG
- a CDS encoding flagellar hook-basal body protein, with protein sequence MRDSMYSAFYGAMTQESRMNIISNNLANVNTTGYKREKLAFEDVFVRYASDYADPNESLEDRILWPEAKLRSQTRSSPTHVVFEQGGLKSTGNRLDLAISGEGFFEVETLEGDVAYTRNGAFYRDPETGAMITGQRFQLLGENGPILIPEDAADIVITQDGQVVADGEVIDIINLTTFDNLNGLEKMGRQLFRVKEGTDIQAEPAENALIQQGFLEDSNVEVVYEMVNMISTMRNFEALQKAMTTTHEKDQQLIRDVGTTR encoded by the coding sequence ATGCGTGACAGCATGTACAGTGCCTTTTACGGGGCCATGACCCAGGAATCCAGGATGAATATCATATCCAATAATCTGGCCAATGTGAATACCACTGGCTACAAACGGGAAAAACTGGCCTTTGAGGATGTTTTTGTACGCTACGCGTCGGATTACGCTGATCCCAATGAGAGTCTGGAAGACCGGATTCTCTGGCCGGAGGCCAAACTCAGGAGTCAGACAAGGTCCAGCCCCACTCATGTGGTCTTCGAGCAGGGCGGCCTGAAAAGTACTGGCAACCGCCTGGATCTGGCCATATCAGGAGAAGGTTTTTTTGAAGTGGAAACCCTGGAAGGTGATGTTGCCTATACCAGGAACGGAGCTTTTTACCGCGACCCTGAAACCGGGGCCATGATTACCGGTCAGAGATTTCAGCTCCTGGGTGAAAACGGTCCGATCCTCATTCCCGAGGATGCGGCGGATATAGTTATTACCCAGGACGGACAGGTGGTGGCCGACGGTGAAGTGATTGACATCATCAATCTGACCACCTTTGACAACCTCAACGGTCTGGAAAAGATGGGACGCCAGCTTTTCCGGGTCAAGGAAGGAACAGACATCCAGGCTGAGCCTGCAGAAAATGCCTTGATCCAGCAGGGCTTTCTGGAGGATTCCAATGTAGAGGTTGTTTATGAAATGGTTAATATGATCAGTACCATGCGTAATTTTGAGGCCTTGCAAAAGGCCATGACCACGACTCATGAAAAAGATCAGCAGCTGATCAGGGATGTAGGCACTACCAGGTAG
- the flgG gene encoding flagellar basal-body rod protein FlgG, whose product MMRSLWTAASGMAAQQLSIDVIANNLANVNTTGFKKSRAEFEDLVYQNLKIAGTESLTGDRIPTGLQVGMGTRPLTVHKFFSQGDFQRTDNPLDLTIEGDGFFQVLANDEVAYTRAGAFKLDQDGRIVTANGYPLQPEFEVPMETVNIVVTEQGRLSCLDRAGDELAGVDIPLFSFINPAGMKSMGRNLYLETEASGPAVEGVPGEENFGTIAQGVLEMSNVELVEEMVNMIVGQRAYEINSKAITTSDQMLQIANQMKR is encoded by the coding sequence ATGATGCGCTCACTCTGGACCGCTGCATCCGGGATGGCTGCCCAGCAACTGAGTATAGACGTCATTGCCAATAATTTGGCTAACGTCAACACCACCGGATTCAAGAAGAGCCGGGCAGAGTTTGAGGATTTAGTCTATCAGAATCTGAAGATTGCGGGTACGGAAAGTTTGACTGGAGACAGAATTCCGACGGGTCTGCAGGTTGGTATGGGAACAAGGCCTCTGACGGTGCACAAATTTTTTTCCCAGGGCGATTTCCAGCGTACGGACAATCCCCTGGACCTGACCATTGAAGGGGACGGGTTCTTCCAGGTCCTGGCCAATGACGAAGTAGCCTATACCAGGGCCGGGGCCTTCAAGCTGGATCAGGATGGAAGGATCGTTACTGCCAATGGTTATCCTTTGCAGCCCGAATTCGAGGTCCCCATGGAAACGGTAAACATAGTGGTCACAGAACAGGGCAGGCTGTCCTGCCTGGACAGGGCAGGGGATGAACTGGCCGGAGTTGATATACCTTTGTTTTCATTCATCAATCCTGCCGGAATGAAGAGCATGGGCCGAAATCTGTACCTGGAAACCGAGGCTTCTGGTCCGGCTGTGGAAGGGGTCCCGGGTGAAGAAAACTTTGGAACCATAGCCCAGGGTGTCCTGGAAATGTCAAATGTTGAACTTGTGGAAGAGATGGTGAACATGATCGTGGGACAAAGGGCCTATGAGATCAATTCCAAGGCCATAACAACATCGGACCAGATGCTTCAGATCGCCAATCAGATGAAGAGGTAA
- the flgA gene encoding flagellar basal body P-ring formation chaperone FlgA, which produces MKNCSKISGNISFLCLVVIMITCLQVNAQAAAHHYWIKEHVAVKGEVITFGDIAEPRTGTAGESWAEVKSIQLWRAPQAGQRIVLQRNQVLQRLGSIDRDLAEKSIVPREIIFQRGAKVYSEEELISIVMDHLIPVMRDMGDEVDFRDFRLPVPVFLENAFERIEIQTANEPAPGRVTLRINVLDGHDNMVRRLSGNVFVDVWATVACAQRPLNRGEILYPGDVRFERKNLAYVRNEIWDGKTGPWRIRSAIGQGQPILQRSLESVPVVSRGDQANLVFEGRYVTLSVPVRVLEDGQRGDRVMVRNLQTRKDIQGVVEDSSTILVR; this is translated from the coding sequence ATGAAAAACTGCAGCAAAATATCCGGAAATATCTCATTCTTGTGCCTGGTGGTCATAATGATCACCTGCTTGCAGGTCAATGCCCAGGCAGCAGCCCATCACTACTGGATAAAAGAACATGTGGCTGTTAAAGGCGAAGTCATAACCTTCGGGGATATTGCCGAACCCAGGACCGGAACTGCCGGGGAAAGCTGGGCTGAAGTCAAAAGTATTCAGCTGTGGAGGGCTCCTCAGGCCGGGCAGAGGATTGTACTGCAGAGAAATCAGGTCCTGCAGAGGCTGGGATCCATTGACCGGGATCTGGCTGAAAAAAGCATTGTCCCTAGGGAGATCATCTTTCAACGGGGAGCAAAGGTTTATTCTGAAGAAGAACTCATTTCCATTGTTATGGACCACCTGATCCCGGTGATGAGGGACATGGGGGATGAGGTGGATTTTCGGGATTTTCGTCTGCCTGTCCCGGTTTTTCTGGAAAACGCATTTGAACGGATAGAGATTCAGACCGCCAACGAGCCTGCTCCGGGAAGGGTGACCCTGAGGATCAATGTCCTGGACGGACATGATAATATGGTAAGAAGACTTTCAGGCAATGTTTTTGTTGATGTCTGGGCAACAGTAGCCTGTGCCCAGCGTCCCTTGAACCGGGGGGAGATTCTTTATCCCGGGGATGTCCGGTTTGAAAGGAAGAACCTGGCTTATGTCAGAAATGAAATCTGGGACGGGAAAACAGGTCCATGGCGGATCAGGTCGGCCATTGGCCAGGGCCAGCCAATTCTGCAGAGGTCTCTGGAGTCTGTCCCGGTTGTGAGTAGGGGTGATCAGGCCAACCTGGTTTTTGAGGGGCGTTATGTCACTTTGTCCGTTCCCGTGAGGGTGCTGGAAGACGGTCAACGCGGAGACCGGGTCATGGTCAGGAACCTGCAGACCAGGAAGGATATTCAGGGAGTGGTGGAGGACAGCAGCACCATTCTTGTCCGCTGA
- a CDS encoding flagellar basal body L-ring protein FlgH encodes MRIYIIIAAGIMLAACAPAQHKPTPMPSYSPEPYIDSMETVEMDSPSLFNRNRSEFLFSDNRARNVGDLVMVNILEDTEAKNEADTTANRRSSVNLGVEHFMNRNSMHAIPLDTATGGLLPGLGPRGTVGEDPMIQAGSTSNFQGTGETNRESFVRAIISARVVRVLDGGVLQIEGARNIKVNGENQIIVVRGLARSRDVGPNNSIDSTQLADAHIEVYGQGILADKQKPGWLARLLDKVWPF; translated from the coding sequence ATGAGAATTTATATTATAATTGCTGCCGGGATTATGCTGGCAGCATGTGCACCGGCTCAACACAAACCAACGCCAATGCCGTCTTACTCTCCGGAGCCGTACATTGATTCTATGGAAACCGTTGAAATGGACTCGCCCTCCCTGTTCAACCGGAACAGATCAGAATTCCTGTTCAGTGACAACCGGGCCAGAAACGTAGGCGATCTGGTTATGGTCAATATCCTTGAAGACACTGAAGCCAAAAATGAGGCAGACACTACAGCCAACAGAAGATCCAGCGTAAATCTCGGAGTAGAGCATTTCATGAATCGGAATTCCATGCATGCAATTCCCCTGGATACCGCCACTGGCGGCCTGCTTCCAGGTTTGGGGCCCAGGGGTACAGTAGGCGAGGATCCGATGATCCAGGCCGGATCAACCAGCAATTTCCAGGGAACCGGCGAGACCAACAGGGAGTCCTTTGTCCGGGCGATCATCTCGGCCAGAGTGGTCAGGGTACTTGACGGTGGAGTCCTGCAGATTGAAGGGGCAAGAAATATCAAGGTCAACGGTGAAAATCAGATCATCGTGGTCAGGGGGCTGGCCAGATCCAGGGATGTGGGACCAAACAACTCCATAGACTCCACCCAGCTGGCCGATGCCCATATCGAGGTTTACGGCCAGGGTATCCTGGCTGACAAGCAAAAACCAGGCTGGCTGGCCAGGCTGCTGGACAAGGTATGGCCGTTTTAG
- a CDS encoding flagellar basal body P-ring protein FlgI produces MKSANNTLILTLAFLILGFFFPEQAHSVRLKDIANFGGVRTNQLVGYGLVVGLSGTGDRRSDQATVRSVVNMLESMGVSVDRGNLQFRNVAAVIVTADMPASARSGSRLDVTISSIGDANSLQGGVLIQTPLKGIDGEIYALAQGPLTLGGFSVEGQAAQVTTNITTVGRIPNGAMVEREIPFRFNSQESIQVNLNVHDFSTTSQVMESINASFGQNLAAAKDISTIRVNIPSQFRGNLIPFMAALENIQVSPDSPAKVVVDEKTGTVVIGENVRISRVAVSHGDLNIIVREQPQVFMPAPFTEADPVVVPDTDIAVIEEERQLVVIEGATINELVEGLNSIGATPRDLITILRTIKAAGALYADLEVI; encoded by the coding sequence ATGAAATCTGCGAATAACACCCTTATCCTGACCCTGGCTTTCCTGATTCTGGGATTCTTCTTTCCGGAACAGGCCCACTCAGTCAGGCTTAAAGACATCGCAAACTTCGGCGGAGTGCGGACCAACCAATTGGTTGGATACGGACTGGTGGTCGGCCTCTCGGGCACTGGTGATCGCAGGAGCGATCAGGCAACGGTCCGGTCGGTGGTCAATATGCTGGAAAGCATGGGAGTAAGCGTGGACCGGGGCAACCTCCAGTTCAGAAACGTGGCTGCGGTGATTGTCACCGCAGACATGCCTGCATCGGCCAGATCCGGGAGCAGGCTGGACGTGACCATCTCCTCCATAGGTGATGCCAACAGCCTTCAGGGGGGAGTACTGATTCAGACTCCTCTCAAGGGGATAGACGGTGAAATATATGCTCTGGCCCAGGGTCCTCTGACCCTGGGTGGGTTTTCTGTGGAGGGGCAGGCGGCTCAGGTCACCACCAATATCACCACTGTTGGCCGGATACCCAATGGAGCCATGGTGGAACGGGAAATTCCCTTCAGGTTTAATTCCCAGGAGAGCATTCAAGTCAACCTCAATGTTCATGATTTTTCCACAACTTCTCAGGTCATGGAGAGCATAAATGCCAGTTTCGGCCAGAACCTGGCGGCAGCCAAGGATATTTCAACCATCAGGGTGAATATCCCGAGTCAGTTCAGGGGCAATTTGATACCCTTCATGGCTGCCCTGGAAAATATCCAGGTCTCCCCGGACAGTCCGGCCAAAGTGGTGGTGGATGAGAAGACCGGCACTGTGGTTATTGGCGAAAATGTGCGTATTTCCAGGGTAGCGGTATCCCATGGAGATTTAAACATCATTGTCCGGGAACAGCCCCAGGTGTTCATGCCTGCTCCTTTTACCGAGGCTGATCCGGTTGTTGTTCCGGACACGGATATAGCAGTGATAGAAGAGGAAAGGCAGCTGGTGGTCATTGAGGGGGCTACCATCAACGAGCTGGTGGAAGGCCTTAATTCCATCGGAGCCACCCCCCGGGATCTGATCACTATTTTGCGGACTATAAAGGCAGCCGGCGCCCTTTATGCAGACCTTGAGGTGATATAG
- a CDS encoding peptidoglycan DD-metalloendopeptidase family protein has product MSDSFSNSLAGQLDQSLAAGRELEMKRLRDRFGSGKDQKQELREACTQFEAIFIQRIWEQMRATVPKEGYLHSREQDMYTSMFDQEMSMEMARGGGIGLADLLYGQLKERLERSGAEAASEAVDLNPVPSRQNFPSKKVQDEAIPAKELNTDQVNRILGMNSSPEERMDLLARQIKASLGDKNDDLPELEKKLDEVENGLGDGMDLPPLHWPVPGSVSSGFGWREDPFTGKQAWHAGLDFAVPQGTPVESCWPGRVTFSGEKGGFGNKVIIEHAGGWKSVYAHNSENLVQVGDRVEAGQKIAKSGNTGRSTGPHLHFELRQGDLAWNPKMIKDRLLAGLSIGHAGKEDT; this is encoded by the coding sequence ATGAGTGATTCATTCAGCAATAGTCTGGCCGGTCAGCTGGACCAGAGTCTTGCCGCCGGCAGAGAACTTGAGATGAAACGGTTGAGAGACAGGTTCGGCTCAGGCAAGGATCAGAAACAGGAGCTTCGTGAGGCCTGTACTCAGTTTGAAGCTATTTTCATCCAGAGGATATGGGAACAGATGCGGGCCACTGTGCCTAAAGAGGGATACCTGCACAGCAGGGAGCAGGACATGTACACTTCCATGTTTGACCAGGAAATGTCCATGGAGATGGCCAGAGGCGGCGGAATAGGACTGGCCGACCTGCTCTATGGTCAGCTTAAGGAGCGTCTGGAGCGATCTGGAGCAGAAGCAGCTTCTGAGGCCGTTGATCTGAATCCAGTCCCATCCAGGCAAAATTTTCCCTCAAAAAAGGTTCAGGACGAAGCAATTCCTGCAAAAGAACTGAACACCGACCAGGTAAACCGGATCCTGGGCATGAATTCTTCCCCTGAGGAAAGAATGGATTTGCTGGCCCGGCAGATCAAGGCTTCACTGGGCGACAAAAATGATGACCTGCCGGAACTGGAGAAAAAGCTTGACGAGGTGGAGAACGGACTTGGTGACGGAATGGATCTTCCACCGCTGCACTGGCCTGTTCCCGGATCAGTGTCTTCGGGTTTTGGATGGAGGGAGGATCCCTTCACAGGAAAACAGGCCTGGCACGCAGGTCTGGATTTTGCGGTTCCCCAGGGTACACCGGTTGAATCATGCTGGCCGGGCCGGGTAACTTTTTCCGGTGAAAAGGGGGGATTCGGGAACAAGGTGATCATTGAACATGCCGGTGGATGGAAGAGTGTGTATGCCCATAACAGCGAAAACCTGGTTCAGGTTGGAGACCGGGTTGAGGCTGGTCAGAAAATTGCAAAGTCAGGCAATACAGGAAGGTCCACAGGACCGCATCTTCACTTTGAACTGAGGCAGGGGGATCTGGCCTGGAACCCCAAGATGATCAAAGATCGCCTCCTGGCTGGATTAAGCATAGGCCATGCCGGCAAGGAAGATACCTGA
- the flgN gene encoding flagellar export chaperone FlgN: MTIESGLTRQKQGMAVLFSLLEEEFSALMANTPGEVASLEFSIQELVRQLMDEKEEIRSELDRNAFSKLADYIEGLKDDDALKINEILKGIRALEDKCAVQAMKNNEIARALAEQSAGMVNFFYDQLAPRDENVYSSKGRWNDSGAKSTGLLRGRL; encoded by the coding sequence ATGACTATTGAATCAGGATTGACCAGACAGAAGCAGGGGATGGCGGTTCTTTTTTCCCTGCTGGAAGAGGAATTCTCAGCTCTCATGGCCAATACCCCTGGTGAAGTGGCTTCGCTGGAATTTTCCATTCAGGAACTGGTCCGTCAGCTTATGGATGAGAAGGAGGAAATCAGGTCGGAACTTGACCGGAATGCTTTTTCCAAACTTGCGGACTATATTGAAGGCTTAAAGGATGATGACGCCCTTAAGATTAATGAGATTTTAAAGGGCATTCGGGCTCTGGAGGATAAATGTGCTGTCCAGGCCATGAAGAACAATGAGATAGCCAGGGCCCTGGCCGAACAGAGTGCCGGAATGGTCAATTTCTTTTACGATCAGCTGGCTCCCAGAGATGAGAATGTCTACTCATCCAAAGGCAGGTGGAACGACAGTGGTGCAAAATCCACCGGTCTGCTGAGGGGGAGGCTGTAA
- the flgK gene encoding flagellar hook-associated protein FlgK, whose amino-acid sequence MSGIGSVLDMGKKALLVNQSAIRVVSNNVANANTPGYRRQAVRLEESMAIDYAPGQMGTGVSAKEVYRYFDAFIEDQYNTKASQREMWMTMHYNLSNVEILFNESMGTGVNELMAGFWSDWQNLSNRPEDMNARSVLIANTNNLTNAINQLNNDLARIQSQADDFIQQDVDRLNEIVKEIAEINRHINAQEVPGRNNLNEMRDKRDLLVRELAEIIDINYIDNGGGNVTITTKAGHTLVESGHSYEIKFENRKIFNNLTPGSTFTDQIYFEGSSSYEYTIKVVHEGMGIGHADDPTLFKVSLDGGLTWIKDANGNETFEAQGYDNRVTLPVDGVSIWFGSKDDPTQPPASALKQNDEFQIIPKTGLYWYENSSSPMNITPQVLNSGQMNDRRVTGGSLAGHFIFRDHYAGKYQEKLDATAKALIWEVNRIHTQGAGLANFTEATGTYQVTNPNEALGSASSGLFFGDMLQRGNFTIHIYDKDTGEHTAEVPDFGPGGFNPEEHSLEDVRAAIDAINGLSARIFNSQLVIEADDGNEIAFGNDTSGLLAGLGINTFFQGEGARDLAVNDFVGNNIAHINAGHVNGAGEINSGDNQMALDIAGLQYKKVSITTSFEGTTTQTIQEYYNSLVGNVGADTNMSMFNAQYNKALADDLNRRQEEISGVNLDEEMSSLIKFQHSYQAAAKLISTAQMMMQTLIGMKS is encoded by the coding sequence ATGTCCGGTATCGGTTCAGTCCTGGACATGGGCAAGAAAGCCCTTTTGGTCAACCAGAGTGCCATCCGGGTTGTCAGTAATAATGTTGCCAACGCCAATACACCGGGGTACAGGCGGCAGGCCGTTCGTCTAGAGGAGTCCATGGCCATTGACTATGCCCCGGGCCAGATGGGCACCGGCGTCAGCGCCAAGGAGGTATACCGGTATTTTGATGCTTTTATAGAAGATCAGTACAACACCAAGGCCTCTCAACGGGAAATGTGGATGACCATGCATTACAACCTGTCCAACGTGGAAATCCTCTTTAATGAAAGCATGGGTACTGGTGTGAATGAACTAATGGCCGGGTTCTGGAGCGACTGGCAGAACCTGTCCAACCGTCCTGAAGACATGAATGCCCGTTCGGTTCTCATCGCCAACACCAATAATCTTACCAATGCCATCAATCAGCTTAATAATGACTTGGCCAGGATCCAGTCCCAGGCCGATGACTTTATTCAACAGGATGTGGACAGGCTTAACGAGATAGTCAAAGAGATCGCCGAGATAAACAGGCACATCAATGCCCAGGAAGTTCCGGGCCGGAACAATCTGAATGAGATGCGCGACAAAAGGGATCTTTTGGTTAGGGAACTGGCTGAAATCATTGATATCAACTACATCGATAATGGCGGCGGCAACGTGACCATTACCACCAAGGCCGGGCACACCCTGGTGGAATCAGGTCACTCTTATGAGATAAAGTTTGAAAACCGTAAGATTTTCAATAACCTGACTCCAGGGTCAACTTTTACTGACCAGATATATTTTGAGGGAAGCTCCAGCTACGAATACACCATAAAGGTGGTCCATGAAGGAATGGGTATTGGACACGCTGATGACCCGACCCTTTTTAAGGTCTCGCTTGACGGTGGCCTGACCTGGATCAAAGATGCCAATGGAAATGAAACTTTTGAGGCTCAGGGTTATGATAACCGGGTCACTCTGCCTGTGGACGGAGTCAGTATCTGGTTCGGTTCAAAAGATGACCCGACCCAGCCTCCTGCCAGTGCCTTGAAACAGAATGACGAATTTCAGATCATTCCCAAGACTGGACTCTACTGGTATGAAAACAGCTCATCACCCATGAACATAACTCCCCAGGTCCTGAACAGCGGCCAGATGAATGATCGTCGGGTCACTGGGGGGTCTCTGGCCGGCCACTTCATCTTCCGGGACCATTACGCAGGAAAGTACCAGGAAAAGCTTGACGCTACAGCAAAGGCCCTGATCTGGGAGGTGAACAGGATTCACACTCAGGGAGCCGGCCTGGCAAATTTTACGGAAGCCACTGGCACTTATCAGGTAACCAATCCCAATGAGGCCCTGGGGTCTGCTTCTTCAGGCCTGTTTTTCGGAGACATGCTTCAAAGGGGCAATTTCACCATCCATATTTATGACAAGGATACAGGGGAGCATACTGCTGAAGTGCCTGATTTTGGGCCGGGAGGCTTTAACCCTGAAGAACACAGCCTGGAGGATGTCAGGGCAGCCATAGACGCTATAAACGGTTTAAGCGCCAGAATATTCAATAGCCAGCTGGTCATAGAGGCCGACGATGGGAATGAAATCGCATTTGGCAACGACACCTCAGGCCTGCTGGCCGGGCTGGGGATAAACACCTTCTTCCAGGGTGAAGGGGCTAGAGACTTGGCAGTCAATGATTTTGTGGGCAATAATATCGCCCATATCAATGCCGGTCATGTTAACGGTGCAGGTGAGATTAATTCGGGAGACAACCAGATGGCCCTGGACATAGCAGGTCTTCAGTACAAGAAGGTCTCCATCACCACCAGCTTTGAAGGAACCACCACCCAGACCATTCAGGAATATTACAACTCCCTGGTGGGCAATGTTGGTGCGGATACCAACATGTCCATGTTCAACGCCCAGTACAACAAGGCCCTGGCCGACGATCTCAATCGCAGGCAGGAAGAGATATCCGGAGTAAATCTGGATGAAGAGATGTCGTCCCTGATCAAGTTCCAGCACTCTTACCAGGCTGCTGCCAAGTTGATTTCAACGGCCCAGATGATGATGCAGACCCTTATAGGCATGAAGAGCTAA